The genomic region TACCACTTTTTAGTGGTTGGGAATACAGAATTTTTATATGGTTTATCTTCACCACAATAGGTGTAGTGTATATCATGAGATATGTAAATTTAATCTCTTCTGATCCTCAAAAATCATTAATGAAATCACATATTAGTGATCGAATGAAATTGGATAATACCAAGGAAATTCCATTTACCATAAGAAGGTCATTAGTACTGATAATTTTTGCTTTAGGTATCATAATGCTTGTGGTCGGAGTGGCAAAATATGCCTGGTACATGATAGAAATTGGAGCCTTATTCTTCGGTATAGGTGTAATTTCAGCACTTATCTGTGGAATTCATGTGGATGAAATCAGTAATGGCTTTGTAAAGGGAGCGAAAGAAATGATGACGGCAGCATTGGTTGTGGCATTTTGTAAAGGTATTCTTATTGTTGCCTCTGATGGGAAAATAATTGATACCGTATTACATGGTATTGCAGGTGTTGTAAATGGTTTACCAAAGGTGGCTTCCGTAGAAGCAATGTTCTTATTTCAGAGTGCTTTAAATACGTTCTTACCTTCAGGTTCTGGACAGGCAGCTTTAACCATGCCTATTATGGCTCCTTTAAGTGACTTATTAGGTATTTCAAGACAGTCTGCAGTACTTGCTTTCCAATTTGGTGATGGTTTAACCAACTTAATTATCCCTACAAGTGGAGTGACAATGGGAGTGCTTTCAATAGCAAAAATCCCTTATGAAGTTTGGGTGAAATGGATGGGACCTCTTTTAGCAATCCTAATGTTTGCAGCTGCATTACTACTATTAGGGCCTGTGTACTTTAACATATGGTAAAAAAGAAACAGTTTAATATTTTCTTGAAAATTATTGCAGCCTTTTTAATACTAATTGCCTGCTATGAATTTTTTAATCGTTCACCTTGGGAGAAGATTACTTTAGAAAAAAAAGAATATATTCTTCTTGCAGGTCTATTAATGCCCTTCAATTGGCTGATGGAGGCGTATCGCTGGAGGTTATTAATCCAACCGTTAGTAAAGTTAAGTTATATTCAATCCCTAAAAGGTGTTCTGTCAGGCTTAGCTGGTTCTTTTTTAGCAGGCAGAACTATTGGAGGAACATTAGGACGGTATTGGTCCTTACCTCCTGAAGTAGATCGAAAGCAATCTATTGCAGCATTATTTGTAGGGAATTCTATACAGGGAGCTTTCACTTTTTTCTTTGGAGCTCTAGCATTGCTCATACTTTTTAAACATAAGATCCATTTACAATTACCTTTTAACCTATGGCATAGTTTACTTGCTTTCTTATTATTTGTTGTGATAGGCTTTTTAGCTGTGAAAAAAGCCGACAGGTTAAAAGTTTTAGTTGAAAATTACCTACAAGTAGTCTTACGCTATTCGTTAGAAATTATTGCAAAAGTAACGTTAGGAGGGCTTTT from Flammeovirga agarivorans harbors:
- a CDS encoding YfcC family protein; translated protein: MKKLPDTLVIASSILLLFIGLTWIIPSGEYSRELLNGRNVLVPGSYQEVQSSPQGLSAFFEAPLKGFISAAEIIAFIFIVGGAFGMMNTTGAIEAGLQKLVSFSNKHALYKQIIIPLIIVVFSIAGATFGMSEEVLVFILITIPMANAMKLDPIVGVAIPFVGAGVGFAGAISNPFTIGIAQGIAEVPLFSGWEYRIFIWFIFTTIGVVYIMRYVNLISSDPQKSLMKSHISDRMKLDNTKEIPFTIRRSLVLIIFALGIIMLVVGVAKYAWYMIEIGALFFGIGVISALICGIHVDEISNGFVKGAKEMMTAALVVAFCKGILIVASDGKIIDTVLHGIAGVVNGLPKVASVEAMFLFQSALNTFLPSGSGQAALTMPIMAPLSDLLGISRQSAVLAFQFGDGLTNLIIPTSGVTMGVLSIAKIPYEVWVKWMGPLLAILMFAAALLLLGPVYFNIW
- a CDS encoding lysylphosphatidylglycerol synthase transmembrane domain-containing protein; the protein is MVKKKQFNIFLKIIAAFLILIACYEFFNRSPWEKITLEKKEYILLAGLLMPFNWLMEAYRWRLLIQPLVKLSYIQSLKGVLSGLAGSFLAGRTIGGTLGRYWSLPPEVDRKQSIAALFVGNSIQGAFTFFFGALALLILFKHKIHLQLPFNLWHSLLAFLLFVVIGFLAVKKADRLKVLVENYLQVVLRYSLEIIAKVTLGGLFRYILFTAQFVLVIKAFGVEESWGLMFLLVPIIYFIKTMTPSLTGVLDLGARELSALYIFEVMDANTNVALMASLIIWAINILIPSLIGLSVRWKL